Proteins encoded in a region of the Rhodothermales bacterium genome:
- the radC gene encoding DNA repair protein RadC gives MLPGALSSEPDDTDNTDVYHASIKSWRLEDRPREKLVLHGAGVLSDAELIAIVFGSGTRTKQRSYSAVELGRSLMRDYGSLRGISRRDVKQLTQAHGVGRAKAARLQAVFEISRRIESMRESSRPQVFGPEDIAGLYGPFMRDLKNEVFRIVLLNTANVILGDRVISEGGLAASIVEPRAVFREAILENAAGIICLHNHPSENPEPSREDIRVTRQLVQASRVVGIPIHDHIIIAGRGYTSLAERGLIPD, from the coding sequence ATGCTACCCGGCGCCTTGAGCAGCGAACCGGACGACACCGACAATACCGACGTCTACCACGCGTCGATCAAATCGTGGCGCCTCGAAGATCGCCCACGAGAAAAACTGGTCCTTCACGGCGCTGGCGTGCTTTCGGATGCCGAACTCATCGCGATCGTGTTCGGGAGCGGCACCAGGACCAAGCAGAGATCATATTCGGCGGTCGAACTGGGCCGATCGCTGATGCGGGACTACGGTTCGCTCAGAGGTATCTCTCGTCGAGACGTCAAACAACTCACGCAGGCACATGGTGTCGGACGAGCAAAGGCAGCGCGGCTTCAGGCGGTATTCGAGATCAGTCGGCGCATCGAGTCGATGCGGGAGAGCAGCCGCCCGCAGGTGTTCGGTCCGGAGGACATTGCCGGTCTGTATGGGCCATTCATGCGCGATCTGAAGAATGAGGTTTTCCGGATAGTGCTCCTCAACACAGCCAACGTCATTCTGGGAGACCGGGTCATCAGTGAGGGCGGCCTGGCCGCAAGCATTGTCGAACCGCGTGCCGTATTTCGCGAGGCGATCCTGGAGAATGCAGCCGGGATCATATGTCTCCACAATCATCCGTCCGAAAATCCCGAACCCAGCCGCGAGGACATTCGTGTCACGCGACAACTCGTACAGGCGAGTCGCGTAGTCGGAATTCCCATCCACGATCACATAATAATCGCAGGTCGCGGTTACACGTCGCTTGCTGAACGGGGTCTTATTCCAGACTGA